In the Dolichospermum flos-aquae CCAP 1403/13F genome, GCTAATGTGGCTGTAGCTGTGGAAGCGGGTATGTTTGAAGCGGAACGCATTGGTGAGTTAAATGCAGTTATGGTGATTCCTCGGCCATTAGATGAGTTGGAGGAAACTTTGCCTGTGGCTAGTTGCTGGCTGGAAGAACGTCAACCAGTTAATATACCCATTAATATTAAAGATAAAATAACGGATGTGGAAGCGATAGAGTTGCCTGATTTGGCAAAACTGCCTGTGAGAGTTAAGGAAGAAATTTGGAATGATGAATAATGAGCAGCTATTTTTTCTAGATACCAATCATGTGACTTTAACCTAATTACCTCTGCTCGATCTTTGACTTTTTGTGGTAAATCCCTTGTTCTTAGGTTCAACAGGGTTTTATCTTGCTCACGAGTTAAAAATACCCTTAAACGAGCGCCCATATTTTAATTACCTCAGTAGATTGATTTTCCGTATTTACTCATAACTCATATTAGCAATTACCAATTACCAATCTCCAACTGCTATGATAGCTACCCACAATCCCGCTGTTTTTGTTTTGGTGATTGAACCAGATGAAACCTTGGCTAATCAATTAGCTTTTGATTTGCAAGAAGCTGGCTATGATGCCATTGTGACCCATGATGCAGCCAATGGATTAAAATACTGTAGTGATGCTTCCAGGAATCAAAGTCATCGCCAACCTGCTTTAATTGTTGTAGACCGAATGCTTGTCGGTGAATCAGGACTGTCTTTGTGTAAAAATCTCAGAAATATCGGCAATCGTTCTCCTATACTGGTTCTGATGGCCAGAGACACAGTAGATGATCGGATAGCTTGTTTAGACGCTGGTGCTGATGATTACATCCTCAAACCTTACCGTTCGGAAGATTTGTTAAGGCTGATTCGTCTGTATCTCAAACCTGATATTGATACCGCAGAGCAATTACGCTTTGGGGATCTGATTTTAGATATAGAAACCCGTCGGGCTTTTTACAAGAGTAAGGCCATTGACTTAACCATGAAGGAATTTGAACTCTTAAAGTTCTTAATGGAACATCCCCGTGAAGTATTAACTCGTGAACAGATTTTAGAAAATGTTTGGGGTTACGACTTTACGGGTGAGTCCAATGTCATTGAAGTATATATTCGTTACCTCCGGCTCAAAATTGAAGAAGAAGGTCAAAAACGCTTAATTCAAACTATACGCGGTGTAGGTTACGTACTCAGAGATTCGTAAAATCTATAAAACGAGAAATAATCACAAATAAAATCTAAATTTGTAGGCAATTTTGCAAAAATTAAGTAAGATAGTCAGAATCTAAATTGCATAAATAATTTAATTAGTGATTTGGTCAGAGGGAACAGGGAACGGGCAACAGGGAACAGAAAAACTCATGTTTAAAAACATGAGATTGAAATAATGACACTGTTTTTTTTGTGCTACGCATCTTGTAAAAACATCCTTTTTTGACTGAGCTTTAAACTCTGAAACTTTAGTTTCTTATCTGTTCCCTGTTCCCTGTTCCCTGTTCCCTGTTCCCTATTCCCTTTTTTTGTAAGAGGTGATTAGTAAAATCATCACTTTTTCCCTATTCCCTGTTCCCTATTCCCTAGACAACTTATGGTTTCTTGGCTTAGTTTATGTTCAATATTACTTAGTATATTACTGATGGGCTGTTCATCACCTACCACGGCTCAATCTCCAGTCGTAACACCGGAATCATCAACCCAAACACCAGTAAATACTGGACAAAATCTGCCAATTTCTGCTGAAGCTATACTTCCTAAAAATATAAAAATTCAGTTAGAAGTAGCACGAACACAAGAACAGCAACAGATGGGTTTGATGTATAGACTAGCTTTACCAGATAACCGAGGAATGCTATTTTCTTTTGCGAACCCACAACCAGTACAATTCTGGATGAAAAATGTACCTGTTGCCTTAGATATGGTATTTATACGAAAAGGTGTAGTTCAGTACATCCAGGCATCTGCTCCTCCTTGTGGCATAGAACCTTGTCCCACCTATGGTCCTAATGTACTGATAGATCAAGTAATTGAACTGAGGTCAGGACGAGCCGCAGAACTAGGTTTAGATAAAGGAGATCAGGTCAAAATTGATTTCCTAACTTCTGATATTTCTCAGTAAACAGGATCAATATTTTCTGACAATGATCCCGGTTGGATATACCAGAAGTCTTTATTCTGAATTTTTATCGAATACAGAATTGTTTTGTCAAAAAAA is a window encoding:
- the nblR gene encoding response regulator transcription factor NblR, whose protein sequence is MIATHNPAVFVLVIEPDETLANQLAFDLQEAGYDAIVTHDAANGLKYCSDASRNQSHRQPALIVVDRMLVGESGLSLCKNLRNIGNRSPILVLMARDTVDDRIACLDAGADDYILKPYRSEDLLRLIRLYLKPDIDTAEQLRFGDLILDIETRRAFYKSKAIDLTMKEFELLKFLMEHPREVLTREQILENVWGYDFTGESNVIEVYIRYLRLKIEEEGQKRLIQTIRGVGYVLRDS
- a CDS encoding DUF192 domain-containing protein; this encodes MVSWLSLCSILLSILLMGCSSPTTAQSPVVTPESSTQTPVNTGQNLPISAEAILPKNIKIQLEVARTQEQQQMGLMYRLALPDNRGMLFSFANPQPVQFWMKNVPVALDMVFIRKGVVQYIQASAPPCGIEPCPTYGPNVLIDQVIELRSGRAAELGLDKGDQVKIDFLTSDISQ